In Acipenser ruthenus chromosome 58, fAciRut3.2 maternal haplotype, whole genome shotgun sequence, a genomic segment contains:
- the LOC117962354 gene encoding ferritin heavy chain-like gives MDKSRVKQNFHQDSEAGLNLLINTKLRASYTFLSMSFFFDQDDVALSNFARFFLERSHAEQEQAERLLGYQLQRGGRVLLQTIQSPSKGEWEGGLDAMVFAVNYQKELNQAVLELHKISGQNNDPHLCDFLEGHFLSRSVEEIKRLGDHVTSLRKLTSCEQQGMMGEYLFDKHTLS, from the exons ATGGACAAATCCCGGGTCAAGCAGAATTTTCACCAGGACAGCGAAGCCGGGCTAAACCTGCTTATCAACACGAAACTCCGGGCTTCTTACACATTCCTTTCGATG TCGTTCTTCTTCGACCAGGATGACGTTGCGTTGTCGAACTTCGCCAGATTTTTCCTGGAGCGTTCCCACGCCGAGCAGGAGCAGGCAGAAAGGCTGCTGGGATACCAGCTACAGCGAGGGGGTCGGGTCTTACTGCAAACCATCCAG agCCCCTCTAAGGGGGAGTGGGAGGGGGGTCTGGATGCCATGGTCTTCGCTGTTAATTATCAGAAGGAGCTGAACCAGGCGGTGCTGGAGCTGCACAAGATCTCCGGACAAAACAACGACCCCCAC CTCTGTGATTTTCTCGAGGGTCACTTCCTGTCTCGCAGCGTGGAGGAAATCAAGAGGCTGGGAGATCATGTGACCAGCCTGCGCAAGCTCACTTCCTGCGAGCAGCAGGGCATGATGGGAGAGTACCTGTTTGACAAGCACACTCTTAGCTAG
- the LOC131724889 gene encoding putative C-type lectin domain family 20 member A — MEKSLVVILLLAGLCEDASCQTRKYFAVQTSKNWTEAHSYCREKHTDLVTVRSLEEQQQIQNVAKNPDFWIGLYRDSDNWQWSNGDAVSYTNWTAGTGGLFCATADAGGSWGQSVCRDQKPFMCYNETSNITERYTLISTLKTWPDAHQYCRQHHTDLVSIKNASENEDLKKKAPASPFWIGLFNNPWKWTDGGNSTFQNWDIKEPNGASEKCVLMSSIYQSKWEDWPCSHEAYFFCYEESNPTTKASETTAKQSTETTERPTETTERSTETTERPTETTERSTETTERSTETTERPTETTERPTETTERPTETTERPTETTERPTETTERPTETTERPTETTERSTETTERPAETTERSTETTERSTETTERSTGTTERPTETTERPTETTERSTETTERPTETTERPTETTERSTETQTSPGQEKRRQVIRIEIKAPEGMDPEEPKIRDAILAQLQEHFFKNTPMEGTTLRWIKKDGKIFHKQEEEEEEKETETCSKP, encoded by the exons ATGGAGAAGAGCCTGGTGGTCATCCTTCTGCTCGCAG GACTCTGTGAAGACGCTTCCTGCCAGACCAGAAAATACTTTGCAGTGCAAACTAGCAAGAACTGGACTGAAGCTCATagctactgtagagagaagcacacagacctggtGACTGTGCGCAGCCTGGAAGAACAGCAGCAGATTCAGAATGTTGCAAAAAATCCAGATTtttggatcgggctgtatcgggACAGTGATAACTGGCAGTGGTCCAATGGAGATGCGGTCAGCTACACTAACTGGACAGCTGGCACTGGCGGACTCTTCTGCGCTACAGCTGATGCAGGAGGCAGCTGGGGCCAGTCAGTCTGTCGTGATCAGAAACCTTTCATGTGCTACAACG aaaccagcaacatcactgagagatacaccctgataaGCACACTGAAAACCTGGCCTGACGCTCATCAGTACTGTAGACAACACCACACTGACCtggtcagtataaagaacgccagtgaaaatgaagacctaAAGAAGAAAGCTCCGGCCAGTCCCTTCTGGATCGGCCTGTTCAATAACCCGTGGAAGTGGACTGATGGGGGGAACTCAACATTTCAAAATTGGGATATTAAGGAACCAAATGGTGCCAGtgagaaatgtgttttaatgtctTCCATTTACCAAAGTAAATGGGAGGATTGGCCTTGCAGCCATGAGGCCTACTTCTTTTGCTATGAAG AATCAAATCCCACAACCAAAGCATCGGAAACTACTGCGAAACAatcaactgaaaccacagaacgaccaacTGAAACTACAGAACGatcaactgaaaccacagaacgaccaacTGAAACTACAGAACGatcaactgaaaccacagaacgatcaactgaaaccacagaacgaccaactgaaaccacagaacgaccaactgaaaccacagaacgaccaactgaaaccacagaacgaccaactgaaaccacagaacgaccaactgaaaccacagaacgaccaactgaaaccacagaacgaccaactgaaaccacagaacgatcaactgaaaccacagaacgaccagctgaaaccacagaacgatccactgaaaccacagaacgatccactgaaaccacagaacgatcCACTGGAACCACAGAACgaccaactgaaaccacagaacgaccaacTGAAACTACAGAACGATccactgaaaccacagaacgaccaactgaaaccacagaacgaccaactgaaaccacagaacgatcAACTGAAACCCAGACTTCTCCAGGACAAG AAAAACGCAGGCAGGTGATAAGGATTGAGATAAAGGCACCAGAAGGAATGGACCCTGAAGAACCAAAGATCagagatgccattttagctcAG CTTCAAGAGCACTTCTTCAAGAACACCCCGATGGAAGGCACGACGCTGCGCTGGATAAAGAAAGACGGGAAGATTTTCCACAagcaggaagaggaagaggaggagaaggagacggAGACGTGCTCCAAACCCTGA
- the LOC117407586 gene encoding ferritin, middle subunit-like — protein sequence MESQIRQNYHRDCEAAVNRMVNMELFASYTYQSMAHYFSRDDVALKGFSKFFKEQSEEEREHADKLLSFQNKRGGRIFLQDIKKPEKDEWGSGLEALQSALVLERNVNQALLDLHKIASEKTDPHMCDFLETHYLNEQVEAIKKLGDHITNLKKMGAPSNGMAEYLFDKHTLEGSS from the exons ATGGAGTCCCAGATTCGCCAGAACTACCACCGTGACTGCGAGGCAGCCGTCAATCGCATGGTGAACATGGAGCTGTTTGCGTCCTACACGTACCAGTCCATG GCTCACTATTTCTCCCGCGATGATGTCGCTCTGAAGGGCTTCTCCAAGTTCTTCAAGGAGCAGAGCGAGGAGGAGCGGGAGCACGCGGACAAGCTCCTGTCCTTCCAGAACAAGAGAGGAGGCCGCATCTTCCTGCAGGACATCAAG AAACCTGAGAAGGACGAGTGGGGCTCTGGGCTGGAGGCTCTGCAGTCGGCTCTGGTGCTGGAGAGGAACGTGAACCAGGCTCTGCTGGACCTGCACAAGATCGCCTCCGAGAAAACCGACCCACAC ATGTGTGATTTCCTGGAGACTCATTACCTCAACGAGCAGGTCGAAGCCATCAAGAAACTGGGAGACCACATCACCAACCTCAAGAAGATGGGAGCACCCAGCAACGGCATGGCCGAGTACCTGTTCGACAAGCACACCTTGGAGGGCAGCAGCTAA